agtgcggGAAGAGTTTCACACGTGTAAGTGCTTTTAATTTACATGTGCATTCTCATTCTGGAGAAAAACCATTTACCTGTGATGTGTGcggtaaaacattttttagggCACGTACACTGAAGGACCACATGAATATTCATACACAGGAGAAGCCTTACATGTGTTCTTTCTGTGGAAATAGTTTTAGTCTGCTGCGCAACTTAAAAGTACACCAGAAAAGACACAGCGGTGAGAAGAATCATGTGTGTTTTGGTTGTGGGAAGAGCTTTTTTACAGATGCTGAAGTGAAACGGCATCAGAGGacccacactggagaaaaacctcacaagtgttcacactgtgacaagaggtTCAGTCGATTAAGTTCTCTGAAAACACAcaagaggatccacactggagaaaaacctcacaagtgttcacactgcgacaagagattcagtcagtctGGACATCTGAAAATACATGAGAGGAtgcacactggagaaaaaccttataAGTGTTCATACTGTGACAAGAGTTTCAAATGGTCAGAATATCTGAAAatacatgagaggatccacactggagagaatcCTTACAAGTGTGAACACTGTGACAAGAGTTTCAGGCAGTCAGGAAACCTGGAAAAACACAAGcgaatccacactggagagaaaccttacaagtgttcacattGTGACAAGAGTTTCAGTCAGTCAGGAAACCTTAAAAAACACAAGcgaatccacactggagagaagccgtaacACTGCCCTCCATGTGGGAAGACTTTCACTCATTTATCTTCTTTACTCagtcatacaaaaacaaatgtttgaaATCATTGTAAGTTCACCTTCAGATCCAGCACATTCAAATGTGATACTGTCCTGACCAAATGTGACCCAATAAAACATTGCGCTTAATGAAATGTAGCAGGGGTGCATTTTagtaaattattttgtaattccACTTGCCATCACCAAAATTGAGGTCTCCTGCCACCATGCTGACTTGGGGGAATTGGCGCACTTTGCTGCTTCCCAGTCTGCATGTGAGGTCAAAGCGGTCTCAGACAGCAACATACTGTcccagatctggcccacatctggtacgtGGATCACATGTGGACCAGATTTGGGCCAGATCTGGCCCAACAATATGTTTCTGTCAGCCGTAGGTCGCAGAAAGTTTTGCGGTGATTCAATTAGGGCCGTATTTCATGTAACCGTTGAATTCACATGATATATTTGTATGATTGTGATTCAAAGCCCCTCTGTGATGTACATTCAGATGTtttgttgatttatttttcttaagttatttttaatatttgttattttctCTTTCTGAGCGCCATGTGTTTCTGCTGCACGTTGGTGTATATGCTGCACAAAGTCATGGgccaagagctcaactaaagcaaacaccgTTCTCCTcaatggtgacatcaaaccaaacattttcagtaaaatatcaacatctaaacttctgttaattctcaataagataTTGTATGGTCAGTAATAAGTGTGATAATGTGTAATGGCTGGATGACAGTTGTAGTACTGCTTGTAGTTGTAGTTTCTGCTCATATTTTTTCCGTTCTTGTTCCTCTTTTCAGTggtgcttgttaacagcaggtgttcatcattaatgcttAATCATCACCTAAATATTAACACTATTGCCAGTTATGTACTGGCAAAATTAAGTTTTGtgggtcaccattgtgctgaagagtagagccgGTGCTTTGGTTCAGGAGAAGATCAAGAGACATTGGTGATGTGCTgcttgttgttttatttaacagatgGTGACTGTATAGTCACTGATGCAGCGAAATtctcttcattttaaatgttcttaatgaactctaaaaaaaataagttcaaAGTAATAATATTCTCACTTTATTagcatataataaatattagtgTGTAAATTTATATGACATTCGGACAATTTGAGACAGTTGGTTTCTGCTAATGAAATGAGGTAACATGAATTTTGTGCATGGTATCTTTACAGTAACATACTGCAgattacagtaaataactgtacAACCAAAAGTAAATTACTGGCAACAGTGTTGccaatattttaatgtaaaaatgcctggcaaggtctaacagtgtgagctgttaaaaatatcttctaaaatatcttaaaataaaatatcttctatTTTAATCTGCCCTAACCATCTACAGCAAGTGAAAGGACAATGAAACATCATCTGAACTTGTTACAGTGAACAGAGTTTATCATGCAGTTTCAAGTGTTAGATACAGATTAACTCAAACTCATGTGTTGGCATATATGTAATCTCTTCAAGAGTTTGATGGGGTATTTTATCCATTCTCTAGAAAACAAGTGTAGAATTAGTTTGCTTACTATAAAAGCTAGAAGTGTTGTGAGGCGTCTTGGTCTTTGTAACTGTAAGGGTCTTGGGCACTGAGCATATTTTGTTGGTAATTATCCACCAGACAACAGGTGGCTGTGAAATGAATAAGACCATTTTTAAGTGCGTCATATGAAGGCTTCTTGCCTCTGGGGTGTATTGACTGATTTGATACAATGTTTCATTTGGCCCATGGGAAAAGGGTTGACCATCATATTGGCAGAAGGCCCATGAGAAATTAAGTCAAAAGATACAGTAGGTAGAAGTTTGGCATCCTTACTAAGAAAATTGTCTTTTACATAAGCAACACCTGCAATGATATTAGTGAAATGACTAGTAGAAAGGTTGGGTAGTACATGGGAAGGAGGTGTGGGAGGAGAGCCCACGTAGATGAGATCATGGAAAATAACTAGGTGTGGATCTCACACTGTAACagataagaaaaatgtataaacagtGCCCCAGCTAAGAGAGATTCAGATGTGGAACTGGCATCCCACTTTGTTGCTTGACAATAAAGTTAAATACTTCTGAGACCTGGAACTTTGACTCTGTGAGTTTTTTCTTCGAGACCAGAACTGAGGGGACACAGGGACATCAAATTTGCCATGACAAGTTGAGCTGACTCCTGCTCTTGACATTGTAAGCAGTAAATTTTCTTTGATTGACCGTACTTCCCCTACAATATGCATCACTTTTAGTTTAATTTACTCTCTTTCATGAATGAATGTATAGCATATTTGTTATAGGCATACAATAGTTCCGTTTCacttgactttggcagttttatACGCGATCTGAACTACTGATTTGAAACTTTAAAGTCTGCGGAACCGTAAGTTGCAAActacttttctccagtgttgtgacgtatttccaagtgaaacagaatattgaatagagggcagagttttactttagcggACTGATAATGAATAGGATAAACTTTAATGGCAAAGCAGCACTGCAAACAGATTGTTTTATTatagggagatgagagggtAAGGGATGAGATgagagggagatgagagggtATGTATCTCTTACTAGAGATACTTGTACCTCTGAAGTTATAGCGTAATGGCTATAACTTAATCACATGCAGCACCTCTCAATCTATTGTGTAATAGTCTCCTTCCCTGCATACCCCCACAGCCAGTCTAAGGCCGGAGcgttaatattataataaatacactGGTTACTCCACTACACACCTCAGACCACTTTCTCATTACTTTCACACTCAACCTGACCCCCAACTCATCACACACCCCACCACACGTCACTTTTCGCCGAAACCTACGCTCCCTCTCACCATCTCATCTATCCTCTTCGGTCTCATCCACACTTCCTCCCGCTAACCAATTCTCATCAATGGACACTAACACTGCTACTGACACTCTCTGCACCACTCTATCATCCTGCTTAGATGATTTCTGCCCCCTCTTAACCAGACCAGCCCGCGCCAccccctctgccccctggctctctgatgttctctgtgagcatcggtctagactcagggctgcagagaggaagtggcgcaaatctaaaaatcctactgaccttagcttatatcagtcactcctttcttctttctctactaatgtcaccaatgctaaaacctcctactatcacactaaaattaacaactcaaatgactcccgaacacttttcaaaaccttctcttctcttcttgccctcctcccctccctcccacatcagttcttacagctgatgactttgccactttcttcacacataaaataacaaccatcagcggccaattctccacaccacacactgacaagaacatcttaattgaaaacacacaaattctccccctccttctccatgctttctgaggcagatgtttccaaactcattctttccaatcaccctactacctgtccgctagaccctatccccactcctcttcttcaggccatctcctcctcaattctacctgcactcactcacattatcaattcctcccttcacactggaacatttcccacagcttttaagcaggctaggattaccccactgcttaagaaacccactctgaatccagctcttttagaaaactacagaccagtatcccttcttcctttcattgctaagacacttgagagagttgtattcaaccaactgtctacttatctctcacagaacaacctccttgacaaccaccagtctggtttcaagagtggccactctactgagactgccctgctctcagtcactgaagccctgagactggcacgagcatcttcaaaatcatcagtactcatcttgctggacctgtctgctgcctttggacacagtgaaccaccagatcctcctgtctacactcatgtcgaagggcatcacgggaaccgcgctccagtggttcgagtcttacctctcaggtaggtccttcagggtatcttggagaggtgaggtgtccaagtcacatcatcttgctactggggtacctcagggctctgtgcttggtccacttctcttctccatctacatgtcatcactaggatcggtcattcaggatcatggtttctcccatcactgttatgctgatgacacacaactctacctctcattccaaccagatgatccgacggttgctggtcgcatcacagcctgcctgacagccatttctgcctggatgaaggaccaccacctccaactcaaccttgcaaaaacggaactgcttgtgatcggtgcaaacccaacacttcatcacaacctttcagttcaacttgggtcttcaaccatcactccttccaggacagccagaaaccttggagtggtgatggatgctgtctaacccttcacagatcatgttgcagcaacgacccggtcctgcagatttgccttgtacaacatcaggaagattagacccttcctatctgaacattccacacaaattcttgtccaagctcttgttctatccagactggactactgtaatgctctcttggctggccttccagcatgcactatcaagcctctacaactgatccaaaatgctgcagcaagactggtcttcaacgaaccgaagagagcgcacgtcactcctctcttcatcagtctgcactggctgccagtagctgctcgcatccaattcaaggctctgatgtttgcttacagaacgacagctggctctgcaccgctataccttaactcactacttcagacttacgcgccctccagaaacctgcgttctgcaagtgaacggcgccttgtggtgccatcacataggggcacaaaatcactctcacggaccttctccgggactgttcctggctggtggaatgacctaccacgctctatccgagcagccgagtctctagccattttcaaaaaaatgctaaagacgtatctttttcgtcagcacttgacccagtagtagtagcacttaccttgactaatattcttctcctatctgtgtatttatttatttaaaagaaaaaaaaaaaaaattcgctatgagcactttactgacataactgtgacttcactcagcacttatacactgttgttctcatgttgatttaattgattctactactctcatttgtaagtcgctttggataaaagcgtctgctaaatgactaaatgtaatattagcgttatgcttttttggctaaacATTGCatgcttgccttccagtggctttgctGCAAagtcatctggttggttgaattatACAGGATGTCCGGGAGACGCTTGTGTTGCGTTCTTTAACGGTCCGCTTGGAAACAAATGCTGTGACACTAAACCCCCTTGTGGAAGAAGAACACCGTGTGTTTACCGAGCGCTTATCACGATCAACCaaacgctggattttcaaaTGTATGTGAAGTTCGCGGCTCCATTGTTGTATTAAACTTGCACAACGTTcttgaattaataatttgaatgaatcaactttacattttcacgcccCTAAACAGGACGTGGAACAAaacgaactgtgattggttgcgttacatgtcagtcaaacatcCTCTTGGgaggtccttggccaatgaaagatGCAATAGAGttcagggctgcgttcagccccaACAAAACATTGCAAAACGGATATTAAACGGAAATGGTGGTGcattgaacaccctgttctgatgaTCCAAgtgttgcaactatggcagctgagaaggccattctttgtgttatttttgaAGAActgatttgatatatttttactataaaACTCTTACGATAAACATTTCATCTAATATCTTCACTTGTTACGTATACCAAGCTGCAGCGGACACATTTGTGAATGACTTTACTTGGACCTattgtgcgagctgtctctttaataccgcaTGGTTTATCTACATGTTGatgctgattgggctgacatttttgactcacccaccaaacaagagaaaacataTCTCAAACCCCGTTGTACACCGTTGCAAACCATTTCCAGGTAACATTCTGTTAAACCCGGAAACagtagcaaaacgttgcgcaccggtttgagcttcAATGTGCCCTAGACCTTCTGccatcagtctgaaggtctggctacgcAAGACTACATGACATTGATTACAAGCTATATTATTGATGGCTTTCCACGCTTGAAACACTATTCGATTACATGTGACATGTTATGGATTTCGATGAATTGTACTCTGTCTTTTATTATAGGGTACAACAAGGATAAAGGcacaccttaagaaaaaaaattgcagcTATGactgcttcacccaacggttctgtgtatcaccaCACAACTCCCTTACCTTTGTCGCCaactaatggcgtaataatgtaacttcttttGCTGTTCTCTGTACAGGGACTATTTTTCTGGCGGAAAAAGTAaagaaggaaggcttttaaaaaagtttacttcatgaaagtcgCATTGACacatatttctggctttaatatttgtattgtgtggcaACCATTTTAtgaaagcaataaggtactacTTATAGCTTACTTAAACCTTTCtttcattttagacttgatGGAAGACAACAAGAAGATTGGTGAAATAAGAGAAGCAAAGGAGAAACATCATGTCACAACTGGTGAAATATCTCCTCCCAGTTGCTCACAGACTGAAAGTAATTTATTGAAAAAATCTTTCACCTGCCTTCAGTGCGGGAAGAGATTCACAAAAACTGGAATCCTGAAGAGACACATGaaaatccacactggagaaaaaccacacacatgtgatcagtgtgggaagagtttctcTAAAAAAAGAACCCTTAATGAACACACAAGGTTTCACACTGGAATGAATCTgcacacatgtgatcagtgtgggaagagttttacACAGAAAAGAAATCTTAATGtacacatgaggatccacactggagagaagccgtacacatgtgatcagtgcggGAAGAGTTTCAGACAGTCAAGCACTCTTAAATCACATCTACGTTCTCATTCTGGAGAAAGACCATTtaactgtgatcagtgtggtaaaAAATTTCTTACGACAGAACACCTGAAGAGGCACCTGAAAGTTCACACAAAAGAGAAGCCTCACTTGTGTTCTTTGTGTGGAAAGACTTTCAGTCAGCTGAGTACCTTAGAAATACACCAGAAAAGACACAGCGGTGTGAAGAATCATGTGTGCTTTGATTGTGGGAAGACCTTTTTTACAGATAGGGAAGTGAAACAGCAtcagagaattcacactggagaaaaaccctacaagtgttcacactgtgacaagagattcagatATTTAGTATCTGTAAATGCACATGAGAGCATTCACACTGGAgcaaaaccttacaagtgttcacactgtgacaagagattcaaatGGTCAGCATGTCTGAAAGCGCATGAGTGGATTCACACTGGAGTGAAGCCGTATCACTGCGCTGCATGTGGCAAGAGTTTCACTTATTCCTCTACCTTACTCAGtcacacaaaaaacaaatgtcTAAAATCAGGAAATCATGTCTGAATTCAACTGCAGATCCAACACAAtcacaaaatgaaagtaatacGGCAGCCCCTAATGGACAGCCGCtgcacataataaaacataaacaaaaaaaagtccAGGTCTGGTCCTGCTTGCCACACAGATCAACTTGAAGATGTATCTCCTCCCAAATGAACAGTATTCTTGCATAGGATTTTACTTTTGTGATATTATTCAAATcatcaagttttttttgttcCATTTATCTTTAAATTTCTTATTATGGAGTGATTTTAGTGAGCGATTAAAATGTAGAATAGAGTGTGTGCATGGTTCGAGTTGTTTTTCTCTCGTTTCTGCTAGAAATCATGCAAGTCACTTGGCTTATTTTCTCAAGCAACTGTCATGCTGTTTGGTGATCTAAAAGTTGTCTGA
The nucleotide sequence above comes from Chanodichthys erythropterus isolate Z2021 chromosome 10, ASM2448905v1, whole genome shotgun sequence. Encoded proteins:
- the LOC137027893 gene encoding zinc finger protein 502-like, encoding MEDNKKIGEIREAKEKHHVTTGEISPPSCSQTESNLLKKSFTCLQCGKRFTKTGILKRHMKIHTGEKPHTCDQCGKSFSKKRTLNEHTRFHTGMNLHTCDQCGKSFTQKRNLNVHMRIHTGEKPYTCDQCGKSFRQSSTLKSHLRSHSGERPFNCDQCGKKFLTTEHLKRHLKVHTKEKPHLCSLCGKTFSQLSTLEIHQKRHSGVKNHVCFDCGKTFFTDREVKQHQRIHTGEKPYKCSHCDKRFRYLVSVNAHESIHTGAKPYKCSHCDKRFKWSACLKAHEWIHTGVKPYHCAACGKSFTYSSTLLSHTKNKCLKSGNHV